One Prunus dulcis chromosome 7, ALMONDv2, whole genome shotgun sequence DNA segment encodes these proteins:
- the LOC117634454 gene encoding uncharacterized protein LOC117634454: MSHDNKYTRMGSYRKWFKTIRRKLGRSSNRDIIVVYTNTSPSTHEESARYQDLNGSASSSSSSTKKFLSHEDIAAIKLQAFFRGHLARQAFRALRSLVKLQALVRGACVRKQARMALHCMHALVRLQVKVRARQLLSESSNGRSSQLNFV; encoded by the exons ATGTCACACGACAACAAGTATACAAGAATGGGAAGTTACCGGAAATGGTTCAAAACAATTCGAAGAAAGCTAGGCAGATCATCTAACAGAGACATCATTGTCGTCTACACCAACACCAGCCCAAGCACTCATGAAGAATCAGCCAGGTACCAAGATCTCAACGGCTctgcttcatcatcttcatcatccacaaagaaatttttatcCCACGAAGATATTGCAGCCATCAAGCTCCAAGCGTTTTTCAGGGGGCATCTT GCCAGGCAAGCATTTCGAGCACTGAGGAGCCTGGTGAAGCTGCAAGCCTTGGTTCGTGGGGCGTGTGTGCGGAAACAAGCACGTATGGCTCTACATTGCATGCATGCGCTTGTCCGGTTGCAGGTCAAGGTCCGTGCACGGCAGCTCCTCAGCGAGTCTAGCAATGGCAGATCGTCGCAGCTTAACTTTGTTTGA
- the LOC117634453 gene encoding thiosulfate sulfurtransferase 16, chloroplastic-like gives MVAISLVSSSSCFTGSALQPPSLFSPQNLNQRSLFSLNVNLQRLGTGIQNKNCNFCPRAAQKGNLEAVGVPTSVPVRVAHELLQAGHKYLDVRTPDEFSKGHAPGAVNIPYLYKLGSGMSKNPEFLKEVASHFRKHDEIIVGCHLGKRSMMAATDLLAAGFSGITDIAGGYAAWTETGLPTEK, from the exons ATGGTGGCAATTTCTCTTGTGTCCTCCTCCTCCTGCTTTACTGGCTCTGCACTTCAACCCCCTTCACTTTTTTCTCCTCAAAATCTCAATCAGAGGTCTCTCTTTTCACTCAATGTGAATCTGCAGAGACTTGGCACTGGAATTCAAAACAAGAACTGCAACTTCTG TCCGAGAGCTGCCCAGAAAGGGAATTTGGAGGCTGTTGGTGTTCCAACTTCAGTGCCAGTTCGTGTGGCGCATGAGCTTCTTCAAGCTGGACACAAATATTTGGATGTCAG GACCCCTGATGAGTTCAGTAAAGGGCATGCCCCTGGGGCTGTTAACATCCCTTACTTGTACAAACTTGGATCAG GGATGTCAAAGAACCCTGAATTTCTAAAAGAAGTGGCATCACATTTCAGAAAACATGATGAGATTATTGTT GGATGCCACCTTGGGAAAAGGTCCATGATGGCTGCAACTGATCTCCTAGCTGCT GGTTTCAGTGGCATTACAGACATAGCTGGTGGATATGCTGCTTGGACAGAGACTGGACTTCCAACAGAGAAATGA
- the LOC117635469 gene encoding F-box protein At2g17690-like: MASRIPDELWESIGKRLNTKTDVSRFRAVCKSWRSSLPLFAKQFPLQFPIQVTKKCSLSFTLNESVIYHLAPPAATDPRERGWLICVEEGETGETHHMLHPLSQSTVLHLPYSYPKLLNLLEYRVSEVAKVYVPRFRDDCWFCGKAALSLNLDFPAVMMVIRGMLWYGKLGVDRKKCIQVSPLTRERSIYEDVIFYQGKFCAVCYNGTAVEVDSSLDVTMIASPIKGRFTLNYLVESSGEVLLVRLSGEDSYSSCNSSGEDSDSSDEESDSSYRELSLAPASAEVTHEGGFLSGANDRDSLVLGELVLALPQVPAPAELAKPAHDEDSSYEGLPQAPAPAEVVHPAHDEDSDSSSGSSVKVYKLNADEKEWVEVEAEALRYRILVVGSDHCFSVSTGDFPGCRGSCIYFYNLDNRTIALGRGSMLSQTAVFCLDSGTWLPLTDYPSFQNIFCPPPTWTWLPTCQANNKGKVNNKTWTWTWT, encoded by the coding sequence ATGGCGAGCAGAATACCAGATGAATTATGGGAGAGCATTGGCAAGCGCCTCAACACAAAGACCGACGTTTCTCGATTTCGTGCTGTGTGTAAGTCATGGCGatcctctcttcctctttttgcAAAACAGTTCCCTTTGCAATTCCCCATCCAAGTCACTAAGAAGTGCTCCCTCAGCTTCACCCTCAACGAGAGTGTAATCTATCATCTTGCACCTCCCGCCGCCACTGATCCCCGTGAAAGGGGTTGGTTGATTTGTGTCGAAGAAGGAGAGACGGGTGAAACTCATCATATGTTGCATCCACTCTCCCAATCTACCGTTCTGCACTTGCCCTACTCATATCCGAAGTTACTCAACTTATTGGAATATCGGGTATCTGAGGTGGCCAAAGTATATGTCCCACGTTTTAGGGATGACTGCTGGTTTTGTGGTAAGGCGGCCCTGTCCTTGAATCTCGATTTCCCTGCGGTCATGATGGTGATACGGGGAATGTTATGGTACGGAAAATTAGGCGTTGACAGAAAAAAGTGCATCCAAGTCTCTCCGTTGACTCGTGAACGTTCCATTTATGAAGATGTTATCTTTTATCAAGGAAAGTTCTGTGCTGTCTGCTATAATGGAACAGCCGTAGAGGTTGATTCTTCTCTTGACGTGACGATGATCGCGTCTCCAATAAAAGGTCGTTTTACCCTCAATTATCTGGTGGAGTCATCTGGGGAGGTTCTTTTGGTTCGTTTATCTGGTGAAGATTCTTATTCTTCTTGTAACTCTTCCGGTGAAGATTCTGATTCTTCTGATGAAGAGTCTGATTCTTCTTACCGGGAGCTCTCGCTGGCTCCAGCATCTGCTGAAGTTACCCACGAAGGTGGGTTTTTGAGTGGAGCTAACGATCGAGACTCACTCGTACTTGGTGAATTGGTTCTTGCACTGCCGCAAGTGCCAGCACCGGCTGAACTTGCAAAGCCGGCTCATGATGAAGATTCTTCTTACGAGGGCCTGCCGCAAGCGCCAGCACCAGCTGAAGTTGTCCACCCAGCTCATGACGAGGATTCTGATTCTTCTTCTGGTTCTTCTGTAAAGGTTTATAAATTGAATGCAGATGAGAAAGAATGGGTTGAGGTTGAGGCGGAAGCTTTGCGTTATCGAATACTGGTGGTGGGGAGCGACCACTGCTTCTCTGTTTCTACTGGAGATTTCCCAGGGTGCAGGGGGAGCTGCATTTATTTCTACAATCTAGATAATCGTACAATTGCGTTAGGAAGAGGAAGCATGTTGAGCCAAACCGCAGTGTTCTGCTTAGATTCTGGCACTTGGTTGCCGCTGACAGATTATCCAAGTTTTCAAAACATCTTTTGCCCACCGCCAACTTGGACTTGGTTGCCAACTTGCCAAGCCAACAACAAAGGAAAAGTAAACAACAAGACTTGGACTTGGACTTGGACATGA
- the LOC117634449 gene encoding ammonium transporter 3 member 1-like gives MTYSNYSGVLPVNLLPDEASPRWNNKGDNGWQLIATTMVGMQSVPGLVILYGSMVKKKWAVNSAFMALYAFAAVLICWVLWAHNMSFGTRFCPILGKPAFALTQRFLLHEYGGFHVPMADYVYYEFVFAAITVILLGGSLLGRMNFYAWMLFVPMWLTLSYTVGAFSIWGKGFLENYVIDYAGGYVIHLSSGVAGFTAAYWVGPRQSHDRQHFPPNNIIHMLGGAGFLWLGWTGFNGGSPFAANLIASLAIINTHICTATSLLVWVSLDMVVYKKSSVIGAVQGMITGLVCITPGAGIVEPWAAIIMGAMSGSIPWYTMMVLHRRSALFQSVDDTLGAFHTHAVAGLLGGLLSGFFARASLLRMMYPTSHYGPGLMYSILDRKPKDGLIQMGHQIIGAVFIIVWNVVVTSLICILISRIVDLRMKEEDLDIGDDAAHGEEAYALWGDGEKMPIRWQMPPRIPSMCRLLN, from the exons ATGACTTATAGCAATTACTCCGGAGTTCTCCCGGTGAATCTCCTGCCAGACGAAGCATCACCACGATGGAACAACAAAGGAGACAATGGATGGCAGCTAATAGCAACCACCATGGTAGGCATGCAGAGTGTTCCTGGCCTTGTCATACTCTATGGAAGCATGGTGAAGAAGAAATGGGCTGTAAACTCAGCTTTCATGGCCCTATATGCCTTTGCTGCAGTCCTCATCTGTTGGGTTCTTTGGGCTCACAACATGTCATTTGGTACCAGATTTTGCCCAATATTGGGCAAGCCTGCTTTTGCTCTGACCCAAAGGTTTCTCCTCCATGAGTATGGAGGTTTTCATGTTCCAATGGCTGACTATGTCTActatgaatttgtttttgctgCCATTACTGTGATATTGCTTGGGGGCTCCTTGCTTGGGAGGATGAACTTCTATGCTTGGATGTTGTTTGTGCCAATGTGGCTCACCTTGTCTTACACAGTTGGTGCTTTCAGTATTTGGGGAAAAGGGTTTCTTGAGAACTACGTCATTGATTATGCTGGTGGATATGTGATTCATCTGTCATCTGGTGTGGCTGGTTTTACTGCTGCTTATTGG GTAGGACCAAGGCAATCACATGACAGGCAACATTTCCCTCCAAACAACATAATTCACATGTTGGGAGGTGCAGGGTTTTTGTGGCTTGGATGGACAGGGTTCAATGGTGGCTCTCCATTTGCAGCAAACTTGATTGCATCTTTGGCCATTATCAACACCCATATATGCACTGCCACTAGCCTCTTGGTGTGGGTTTCCCTTGATATGGTAGTGTACAAGAAAAGCTCCGTGATCGGCGCGGTCCAGGGGATGATCACTGGCCTCGTCTGCATCACACCTGGTGCAG GGATTGTGGAGCCATGGGCAGCAATAATAATGGGAGCAATGTCTGGTTCAATACCTTGGTACACCATGATGGTATTGCACAGAAGATCAGCCCTCTTCCAAAGTGTTGATGACACATTGGGGGCCTTTCACACCCACGCCGTGGCTGGCCTGTTGGGGGGTCTCCTCTCAGGCTTCTTTGCTCGAGCCAGCCTTCTGAGAATGATGTACCCGACTAGCCATTACGGTCCAGGCTTAATGTACAGCATCCTTGATAGGAAACCAAAAGATGGCCTCATACAAATGGGGCACCAGATCATTGGAGCAGTTTTCATTATCGTATGGAATGTCGTTGTCACAAGCttgatttgcattttgatCAGCCGTATCGTTGATCTTAGGATGAAGGAAGAGGACCTTGACATTGGTGATGATGCTGCGCATGGAGAAGAAGCCTATGCTCTGTGGGGAGACGGTGAGAAGATGCCGATCAGATGGCAGATGCCTCCAAGGATTCCTTCCATGTGCAGACTGCTGAATTAA
- the LOC117635139 gene encoding thiol-disulfide oxidoreductase LTO1 — translation MATLAFASLTSLPFSSARRSLSIHGRFAFLHKTLGWGRRSLLLPITCSSSESDPNQNADSDAKTAPLSSSSLTDKLYVGLGGVGFLETTYLTYLKLTNSDAFCPIGSGSCGDILSSDYAVVFGVPLPLFGMVAYGLVATLGVQLLTAKKLPFGIGESNARLVLLGTTTSMAAASSCFLYILSTKFSGASCSYCLLSALLSFTLFFITLKDLGLEKVQKEVGLLLCIASLVFVTLNRSYSAYPPVSSSPSEIDLPYFTTEITTPSSPFAIALAKHLNAIGAKMYGAFWCSHCVEQKQMFGREAAKLLNYVECFPSGFRKGTIMEKACIDVGIEGFPTWVINGQVLSGEKDFTELAQESGFELNESSPPP, via the exons ATGGCTACCTTGGCTTTCGCGAGCCTAACATCTCTTCCATTCTCGTCGGCGCGAAGGTCTCTGTCCATCCATGGAAGATTCGCTTTTCTCCATAAAACGCTGGGTTGGGGTCGGAGATCTCTGCTGCTTCCCATAACATGTTCTTCTTCCGAATCCGACCCGAACCAAAACGCCGACTCCGATGCCAAAACGGCGCCGTTGTCTTCGAGTAGCTTGACCGACAAACTATATGTTGGGCTCGGAGGCGTTGGGTTTCTAGAAACGACGTACTTGACGTATCTCAAGCTAACGAATTCCGATGCCTTTTGCCCAATCGGCAGTGGTAGCTGCGGCGACATCCTCAGCAGCGATTACGCAGTCGTTTTTG GTGTTCCTCTTCCATtgtttgggatggttgcatATGGGTTAGTTGCTACTCTTGGTGTGCAGCTATTGACTGCAAAGAAGTTGCCTTTTGGGATTGGTGAATCTAATGCTCGCCTGGTTTTACTTGGGACTACAACTTCCATGGCAGCTGCTAGCTCTTGTTTTTTGtacattcttagcactaaattTTCAGGAGCTTCTTGCTCGTATTGTTTGTTATCAGCTTTGCTCTCTTTCACCTTATTTTTCATCACTTTAAAG GATTTAGGGTTGGAAAAAGTACAGAAAGAGGTGGGCTTGCTGCTGTGTATAGCTAGCTTGGTGTTTGTGACTCTCAACAGGTCATATAGTGCTTATCCGCCTGTCTCCTCAAG CCCGTCGGAAATTGATCTTCCATATTTTACAACTGAGATAACAACACCGTCAAGTCCTTTTGCTATAGCTCTAGCAAAGCATCTGAATGCTATAGGTGCTAAAATGTATGGGGCTTTCTGGTGTTCGCATTGTGTAGAACAAAAACAG ATGTTTGGACGTGAGGCAGCAAAGCTGCTGAACTATGTTGAGTGCTTCCCTAGTGGATTTAGGAAGGGAACTATAATGGAAAAGGCATGTATTGATGTTGGAATTGAAGGTTTTCCTACATGGGTGATCAACGGGCAG GTTTTGAGTGGAGAAAAAGATTTTACAGAGCTCGCACAGGAATCTGGGTTTGAGTTGAATGAATCCAGTCCTCCCCCATAG
- the LOC117635468 gene encoding F-box protein SKIP23-like, which yields MASRIPGELLESIGKCLNTRTDVSRFRAVCKSLRSSIPRFEKQLQFPIKVLIRNTNGSNTTFTLTESIVFHLAPPRDDPHKRGWLVKVEEGKYGETRMLHPLSQFVVGRLPHSFPKVFNLLEFRVFEYARVYSIHDDGWWDRNNKVALSMNLGFPVVMIIADGVLYRGELDVSVNNCIEVSQLDHDQHYDYEDVIFHEGKFYAVCQDGQAVVVDSCLNVKVVAPPILACSGGDHKKSLVESSGELLMVDRYPSTMGEDSYLDKWLDIELKFKVFKLNTAENQWIEVYERDALSDRILLVGDDSCFSVSARDFPGCKGNSIYFSNFFYMKNNMEGGFLDLSVLDCEASQSSTSPSLIDEKLDADYEL from the exons ATGGCGAGTAGAATCCCAGGTGAACTGTTAGAGAGCATAGGAAAGTGCCTGAACACTAGAACAGATGTTTCTCGATTTCGCGCGGTGTGCAAGTCATTGCGGTCCTCCATCCCTCGCTTCGAAAAGCAGCTTCAATTTCCCATCAAAGTTCTCATTCGAAACACCAATGGCAGCAACACCACCTTTACCCTAACCGAGAGCATTGTCTTTCATCTTGCGCCTCCTAGAGATGATCCTCATAAAAGAGGTTGGTTGGTTAAGgttgaagaaggaaaatatggTGAAACTCGTATGTTGCATCCACTCTCCCAGTTTGTTGTAGGGAGACTGCCCCACTCATTCCCAAAGGTATTTAACCTATtggaatttagggtttttgaaTATGCAAGAGTTTACAGCATACATGATGATGGTTGGTGGGACCGTAATAATAAGGTGGCCTTGTCCATGAATCTCGGTTTCCCTGTGGTCATGATAATTGCCGATGGAGTATTATACCGAGGCGAATTAGATGTCAGCGTTAACAACTGCATTGAGGTCTCTCAGTTGGATCATGATCAACATTATGATTACGAAGATGTTATTTTTCACGAAGGGAAGTTCTACGCTGTCTGCCAGGACGGACAAGCTGTAGTAGTTGATTCTTGTCTGAATGTGAAAGTAGTTGCGCCGCCAATATTAGCTTGTTCGGGTGGTGATCACAAGAAGAGTTTGGTGGAGTCTTCGGGGGAGTTGCTCATGGTCGATAGGTATCCGAGTACAATGGGAGAAGATAGTTATTTAGACAAGTGGCTCGACATTGAGCTTAAATTCAAGGTTTTTAAGTTGAACACAGCTGAAAATCAATGGATTGAAGTTTATGAGAGGGATGCTTTGAGCGATCGAATATTGCTCGTGGGGGATGACAGCTGCTTCTCTGTTTCTGCTAGAGATTTTCCAGGATGTAAAGGGAATAGCATTTATTTCtctaatttcttttatatgAAGAATAATATGGAGG GTGGTTTTTTGGATCTTTCAGTGCTTGACTGTGAAGCATCACAATCTTCTACTTCCCCAAGCTTGATCGATGAAAAGCTGGACGCCGATTATGAGCTTTAA
- the LOC117635003 gene encoding UPF0548 protein At2g17695 isoform X2 yields MVFLSWIRPSPEEQKACIDRSGSFNYGAKFRGATAKSLSSLQEDKGLSNNGFLFNHARVLVGSGVDTYEKGKRALQDWRHFGLNWAFVDPKTPVQNGVKFCVCVKEFLPWVMMPLQVVYVNENRPSKQSMASFRFGGGTLQGHLLAGEERFSIELDENNQVWYEILSFSKPAHPLSFIGYPYVMLRQKYFAHQSSNAIMKHLNALKS; encoded by the exons ATGGTTTTCTTGAGCTGGATTAGGCCAAGTCCTGAAGAACAAAAGGCTTGCATTGACAG GTCAGGTAGCTTTAACTATGGGGCTAAATTCAGGGGAGCTACTGCTAAGTCCCTGTCTTCCCTCCAAGAAGACAAGGGGCTCTCAAACAATGGTTTCTTGTTCAACCATGCGCGCGTTTTGGTTGGTTCTGGTGTTGACACTTATGAAAAGGGCAAGAGAGCTCTTCAGGACTGGAG GCATTTTGGACTGAATTGGGCATTTGTTGATCCAAAGACGCCGGTTCAAAATGGAGTTAAGTTCTGTGTTTGCGTCAAGGAGTTTCTGCCATGGGTCATGATGCCTCTTCAGGTTGTATATGTAAATGAAAATAGACCTAGTAAACAGTCCATGGCCTCTTTTCGTTTCGGAGGTGGTACCCTTCAAGGCCACTTGCTG GCTGGGGAAGAACGATTCTCAATCGAACTGGATGAGAACAACCAAGTGTGGTACGAAATACTTTCCTTCTCAAAACCAGCTCACCCTTTGTCATTTATTGGATACCCATATGTAATGCTTAGGCAAAAGTACTTTGCTCATCAATCTTCTAATGCAATTATGAAACATTTGAATGCTTTGAAATCCTAG
- the LOC117635467 gene encoding F-box protein SKIP23-like: MADRVVPWNNLPTDLLEAVGKRLKTKTDVSRFRAICRSWRSSVPPFDQKQPRFPIRIMMKFPFPVNCFFLTITEDTVYHLVPPPNINSDDSASTSSTRGWVVRLREGESGEPSMLHPLSSSFHIKRLPKSVFPKLLNLLEFRVFELAKTYTMYHSDHSVSSYRVAISLSPDWPAIMVVAAGKLYHCKLGPDIEMCTMVDITSEVFEDVICFEGKFYAVCHNGTAVVVDPSLEMTLIASPISPDHGSSVHCIKNLVQSLGEIILVERYPSRMNQRRLFPVKFRVYKLNAVERKWVEMEGYIIASVS, from the coding sequence ATGGCTGATAGAGTCGTCCCATGGAACAATCTTCCAACCGACTTATTAGAGGCCGTAGGAAAGCGCCTCAAAACTAAAACCGATGTCTCACGATTTCGTGCCATCTGTAGGTCATGGCGATCATCTGTTCCTCCCTTTGATCAGAAACAACCCCGTTTTCCCATCAGAATTATGATGAAGTTTCCTTTTCCTGTTAACTGCTTTTTCTTGACAATCACCGAGGATACAGTCTACCATCTAGTACCTCCTCCCAACATAAACTCAGATGATTCTGCTTCGACTTCGAGTACAAGGGGTTGGGTGGTTAGGCTCAGGGAAGGAGAATCAGGTGAACCTAGCATGTTACATCCACTCTCCTCCTCTTTCCACATAAAGCGTTTGCCCAAGTCGGTGTTTCCAAAGCTACTAAACTTGTTGGAATTTCGAGTATTTGAATTGGCAAAAACTTACACCATGTACCACTCTGACCATAGTGTTAGTAGTTACAGAGTGGCCATATCACTGAGCCCTGATTGGCCTGCAATTATGGTTGTTGCGGCTGGAAAATTATACCACTGCAAATTAGGCCCTGACATTGAAATGTGCACCATGGTCGATATAACCTCTGAGGTTTTTGAAGatgttatttgttttgagggAAAGTTCTATGCTGTTTGCCACAATGGCACAGCTGTGGTGGTTGATCCTTCCTTGGAGATGACACTGATTGCATCTCCGATAAGTCCTGATCATGGCAGCAGCGTCCATTGCATCAAGAATTTAGTGCAGTCACTGGGGGAGATAATTCTAGTCGAAAGATACCCGAGCAGAATGAATCAACGTCGTCTATTTCCGGTTAAATTCAGGGTTTACAAGTTGAATGCAGTTGAGAGGAAATGGGTTGAGATGGAAGGATATATTATTGCTTCTGTTAGTTAG
- the LOC117635003 gene encoding UPF0548 protein At2g17695 isoform X1: MFMAGMVFLSWIRPSPEEQKACIDRSGSFNYGAKFRGATAKSLSSLQEDKGLSNNGFLFNHARVLVGSGVDTYEKGKRALQDWRHFGLNWAFVDPKTPVQNGVKFCVCVKEFLPWVMMPLQVVYVNENRPSKQSMASFRFGGGTLQGHLLAGEERFSIELDENNQVWYEILSFSKPAHPLSFIGYPYVMLRQKYFAHQSSNAIMKHLNALKS, translated from the exons ATGTTTATGGCAGGCATGGTTTTCTTGAGCTGGATTAGGCCAAGTCCTGAAGAACAAAAGGCTTGCATTGACAG GTCAGGTAGCTTTAACTATGGGGCTAAATTCAGGGGAGCTACTGCTAAGTCCCTGTCTTCCCTCCAAGAAGACAAGGGGCTCTCAAACAATGGTTTCTTGTTCAACCATGCGCGCGTTTTGGTTGGTTCTGGTGTTGACACTTATGAAAAGGGCAAGAGAGCTCTTCAGGACTGGAG GCATTTTGGACTGAATTGGGCATTTGTTGATCCAAAGACGCCGGTTCAAAATGGAGTTAAGTTCTGTGTTTGCGTCAAGGAGTTTCTGCCATGGGTCATGATGCCTCTTCAGGTTGTATATGTAAATGAAAATAGACCTAGTAAACAGTCCATGGCCTCTTTTCGTTTCGGAGGTGGTACCCTTCAAGGCCACTTGCTG GCTGGGGAAGAACGATTCTCAATCGAACTGGATGAGAACAACCAAGTGTGGTACGAAATACTTTCCTTCTCAAAACCAGCTCACCCTTTGTCATTTATTGGATACCCATATGTAATGCTTAGGCAAAAGTACTTTGCTCATCAATCTTCTAATGCAATTATGAAACATTTGAATGCTTTGAAATCCTAG
- the LOC117635140 gene encoding ganglioside-induced differentiation-associated-protein 2, protein MPTQISESEQLQLIEKLDIFRIKGRDKRGRSILRIIAKFFPARIVSVDALRKHLEEKIFPELEKKPFAVLYVHTGVQRCENFPGISAVRSIYDAIPINVKRNLEAVYFLHPGLQARLFLATFGRFLFTGGVYGKLKYVSRLDYLWEHVRRSEIEVPEFVYDHDEDLEDRPMMDYGLESDHPRVYDAPAVDSPVSMYSMRCIS, encoded by the exons atgccTACTCAAATATCCGAATCCGAACAACTGCAACTCATCGAAAAGCTCGACATCTTCAGAATCAAAGGCAGAGACAAGCGCGGCCGCTCTATCCTTCGCATCATCGCCAAATTCTTCccag CGAGGATTGTGAGCGTGGATGCTCTGCGCAAACATTTGGAGGAGAAAATATTTCCAGAATTAGAGAAGAAGCCGTTCGCAGTGTTGTACGTGCACACCGGAGTTCAAAGGTGCGAGAACTTCCCCGGAATCTCCGCCGTCCGATCAATCTACGATGCGATCCCGATCAACGTCAAGCGCAATCTCGAAGCTGTGTATTTCCTCCACCCTGGCCTGCAAGCCCGCCTCTTCTTAGCCACCTTCGGCCGCTTCCTTTTCACCGGAGg GGTGTATGGGAAGCTGAAGTACGTGAGCAGGCTCGACTATCTGTGGGAGCACGTGCGGAGGAGCGAGATTGAGGTGCCTGAGTTCGTGTACGATCATGATGAGGACTTGGAGGACCGTCCGATGATGGACTACGGATTGGAGAGCGATCATCCGAGGGTGTACGATGCGCCCGCGGTCGATTCGCCTGTGTCTATGTACTCCATGAGATGCATCTCATAG
- the LOC117634448 gene encoding serine/threonine-protein kinase STY17-like, which produces MAIDEDVESCGSRAALSSHAQPRHQRQKLEVYNEVLRRIQQSNFEEANLPGFDDQLWLHFNRLPPRYALDVNVERAEDVLTHKRLLQFAEDPANQPAFEVRTVQVYHVGNSVDSVHSDSSMIEDAQSSFNYSNRQGIHPPPTFGSSPNLEAFALQANRYHVEDGGSAMSSTPLFSRPMHEITFSTVDKPKLLSQLTSLLAEIGLNIQEAHAFSTVDGFSLDVFVVDGWHYEETEELKSVLQKEISKLKEQSWSKQHPIAAIGEDNQTRNESFPDCIEIPTDGTDVWEIDTRQLKFENKVGSGSFGDLYRGTYCSQEVAIKVLKPERVNAEMLRDFSQEVYILRKIRHKNVVQFIGACTKPPNLCIVTEFMCRGSVYDFLHKHRGVFKLPSLLKVAIDVSKGMNYLHQNNIIHRDLKTANLLMDEHEVVKVADFGVARVQTQSGVMTAETGTYRWMAPEVIEHKPYDHKADVFSFGIVLWELLTGQLPYSSLTPLQAAVGVVQKALRPTIPKTTHPRFAELLERCWQQDPTQRPPFSDIVEILQNLAKEVGTEGEDRRKDKSGGFFSGLRWGHH; this is translated from the exons ATGGCTATTGATGAAGACGTAGAGAGCTGTGGCAGCAGAGCCGCTCTCTCGTCCCACGCTCAGCCTCGCCATCAGAGACAGAAGCTCGAGGTTTACAACGAGGTGCTTCGGCGAATCCAACAGTCCAATTTTGAGGAGGCTAATCTTCCCGGATTTGATGATCAGCTTTGGCTTCATTTCAATCGCTTACCTCCTCG ATACGCATTGGATGTCAACGTGGAGAGGGCAGAAGATGTGCTTACACATAAGAGATTGCTGCAATTTGCAGAAGACCCTGCTAATCAACCTGCCTTTGAAGTTCGCACTGTGCAG GTTTATCATGTTGGAAACTCTGTTGATTCGGTCCATTCAGATTCTTCAATGATAGAAGATGCACAAAGTTCTTTTAATTATTCGAACAGACAAGG GATCCATCCACCACCTACTTTTGGTTCATCTCCTAATCTTGAAGCATTTGCACTTCAAGCAAATAGATATCATGTTGAAGATGGAGGTAGTGCAATGAGTTCAACACCATTATTTTCTAG GCCTATGCATGAGATCACGTTTTCAACAGTTGACAAGCCCAAACTTCTTAGTCAG TTAACTTCATTACTTGCTGAGATTGGACTGAATATTCAAGAAGCTCATGCTTTTTCCACTGTCGATGGATTTTCTCTGGATGTTTTCGTGGTCGATGGTTGGCACTATGAG GAAACCGAGGAGCTTAAAAGTGTGCTGCAAAaggaaatttcaaaattaaag GAGCAATCTTGGTCAAAACAACATCCAATTGCTGCTATTGGCGAGGACAACCAAACAAGAAATGAGTCCTTCCCGGATTGCATAGAAATACCAACTGATGGAACAGATGTCTGGGAGATTGATACGAGGCAGCTGAAATTCGAGAACAAAGTTGGATCTGGGTCATTTGGTGATCT GTACAGAGGAACATATTGTAGTCAGGAGGTTGCCATAAAAGTTCTCAAACCAGAGCGCGTCAATGCAGAGATGTTGAGAGATTTTTCACAGGAAGTTTATATACTGAG GAAGATTCGGCACAAGAATGTTGTGCAATTTATAGGTGCATGTACAAAGCCTCCAAACCTATGCATTGTGACAG AATTTATGTGCAGAGGAAGTGTATATGACTTTCTGCATAAACATAGGGGTGTGTTTAAGCTTCCCTCTCTGCTCAAAGTAGCAATTGATGTTTCCAAGGGAATGAACTATTTGCACCAAAATAATATAATCCACAGGGATCTTAAGACGGCCAATCTTCTGATGGATGAGCACGAA GTCGTTAAGGTTGCTGATTTTGGCGTTGCCAGAGTGCAGACTCAATCTGGAGTGATGACAGCTGAAACTGGAACATACCGCTGGATGGCTCCTGAG GTCATTGAACACAAACCATATGATCACAAGGCAGATGTTTTCAGTTTTGGAATAGTACTGTGGGAGCTTCTAACAGGACAA CTCCCTTACTCATCTTTGACCCCATTACAAGCAGCAGTAGGTGTGGTGCAAAAG GCCTTACGACCTACAATTCCCAAGACCACTCACCCAAGGTTCGCCGAACTGCTTGAGAGATGCTGGCAGCAAGACCCAACTCAAAGACCCCCCTTCTCCGATATCGTAGAAATCCTGCAGAATTTGGCCAAGGAG GTCGGAACTGAGGGAGAAGATCGACGCAAGGATAAATCAGGTGGTTTTTTCTCGGGACTGAGATGGGGCCATCACTGA